In Fusarium oxysporum Fo47 chromosome XI, complete sequence, the following are encoded in one genomic region:
- a CDS encoding beta-lactamase-like protein has translation MAEPTVHSLFEPVTGTWQYVVSDPNTKSAVIIDPVLDYDPIKAAMSTGSADAILKTVKDNGLKIEMILETHAHADHLTAASYLQSALAKSQGSKPLIGIGKLIRQVQTLFGERYGIDPKEYDTVFDKLWEDNDEFTIGTLTARAVHLPGHTPDHMGYHIGKNVFVGDSIFHVDIGSARADFPGGSAEAIFNSGRKLLALPEDTKIWVGHDYPPAGREAPVPFATVKEHRENNKHLKDGTREHDFIEMRRKRDESLAAPRLIHPSLQVNIRGGRLPAPNPAGLKMIHLPVTGSSW, from the exons ATGGCAGAACCAACAGTCCACTCTCTATTCGAGCCTGTCACTGGCACCTGGCAGTACGTCGTCTCGGACCCGAACACCAAGAGCGCTGTCATCATCGACCCAGTCCTAGACTATGATCCCATCAAAGCAGCCATGTCGACGGGATCGGCTGATGCCATTCTCAAGACTGTAAAAGACAATGGCTTGAAGATTGAGATGATACTAGAGACGCATGCTCATGCAGATCATCTGACTGCTGCATCATATCTCCAGTCAGCCCTTGCCAAAAGTCAAGGTTCCAAGCCACTCATCGGCATTGGAAAGCTTATCCGCCAGGTTCAGACCTTGTTCGGAGAACGATATGGCATCGACCCAAAAGAATACGATACTGTTTTTGATAAGCTTTGGGAGGATAATGATGAGTTCACCATTGGCACTTTAACCGCCCGTGCTGTTCATCTCCCTGGACATACACCGGATCACATGGGATACCATATTGGCA AAAACGTGTTTGTTGGCGATTCTATCTTTCACGTTGACATCGGCTCCGCGCGCGCAGACTTCCCCGGCGGCAGTGCTgaagccatcttcaactctggCCGCAAGCTCCTTGCACTACCAGAAGATACAAAGATCTGGGTAGGACATGATTATCCGCCGGCTGGTCGGGAAGCCCCCGTTCCTTTCGCGACGGTAAAGGAGCACAGAGAGAACAACAAGCATCTCAAAGATGGGACGCGCGAGCACGACTTCATTGAGATGCGTAGGAAACGCGATGAGTCCCTTGCTGCACCTCGATTGATCCATCCTTCATTGCAAGTCAACATTAGAGGTGGGCGACTCCCTGCGCCGAACCCAGCAGGGCTGAAGATGATCCATCTACCAGTGACGGGTTCGTCGTGGTAG